A region from the Thermanaeromonas toyohensis ToBE genome encodes:
- a CDS encoding tripartite tricarboxylate transporter permease, translated as MGFGADFILGLQRAVTPYNLMACLLGAVLGTITGVLPGLGPTAAMAMLLPLSFGMDPSAGIIMLAGIYYGAMYGGSTTAILARIPGETASVITCIDGYEMAKKGRAGAAMAVAAIGSFVAGTIGVIGLQFFAPPLARFAVRFGPVEYFALAVLGLILLSNLTGKSMLKTLLMVLVGIMLSTIGLDPREGVKRLTFGLTDLELGIDFSLVAMGLFGISEVLRVVGSNVQQGYVKTPRLRELYPTKEELRRSVMPMFRGGIIGFLIGFLPGPVNFISSLVSYQLEKKLSKHPEEFGKGAIEGVAGPESANNSASAGAMVPLLSLGLPFNSATAILLSGLLVHGVTVGPLLIRQHPDLFWTVIASMYIGNIALLIFNLPLVGVFASIMRVPAKILMPLILLITLTGAYSIDNNIFDLWLVMVFAIVGYFAEKAGFDGAPLIVGLVLGRTLETGLRAGLVLTNGSIVQFFERPISGIMLGIATAILLYRGFKYITTVYLRSSEAR; from the coding sequence GTGGGCTTCGGAGCTGATTTTATTCTGGGTTTACAGCGAGCTGTCACGCCCTACAATTTGATGGCATGCCTTTTAGGAGCGGTCTTGGGAACCATTACTGGTGTTTTACCAGGATTGGGTCCGACTGCTGCAATGGCAATGCTACTACCTTTGAGCTTTGGAATGGATCCAAGTGCCGGGATCATAATGTTAGCTGGCATTTATTATGGCGCAATGTATGGTGGTTCAACTACAGCAATCTTAGCAAGGATACCGGGAGAGACTGCATCGGTAATTACGTGTATAGACGGCTACGAAATGGCTAAAAAGGGACGTGCTGGGGCAGCGATGGCGGTTGCGGCAATTGGCTCCTTCGTGGCGGGAACTATAGGTGTAATAGGCTTGCAGTTTTTTGCTCCGCCGCTGGCTAGGTTCGCGGTTCGTTTTGGACCTGTCGAATATTTTGCTCTTGCCGTTCTCGGCCTTATATTACTAAGCAATCTGACCGGCAAATCTATGCTCAAGACACTACTTATGGTTTTAGTGGGGATAATGCTAAGCACCATTGGGCTTGACCCGCGTGAAGGTGTTAAAAGGCTAACGTTTGGGCTTACTGATTTAGAGTTGGGCATCGACTTTAGTCTAGTTGCCATGGGCCTTTTCGGGATTAGCGAAGTGCTAAGAGTAGTAGGTAGTAATGTACAGCAGGGTTATGTTAAAACTCCGAGGCTACGAGAGCTATATCCCACGAAGGAAGAACTACGACGTTCCGTCATGCCTATGTTTAGGGGGGGAATTATAGGTTTCCTGATTGGATTTCTACCTGGGCCGGTAAATTTTATATCATCCCTCGTGTCATACCAGCTAGAAAAAAAGTTATCAAAACATCCGGAGGAATTTGGAAAGGGCGCCATTGAGGGTGTAGCGGGGCCAGAATCAGCAAATAATTCCGCTAGCGCTGGTGCCATGGTACCGCTGTTATCGCTAGGTCTACCCTTTAACTCAGCAACAGCCATCCTCTTAAGTGGGTTACTGGTGCATGGTGTTACAGTAGGGCCGTTACTAATTCGCCAGCACCCAGACCTATTTTGGACAGTGATTGCCAGCATGTATATTGGGAATATAGCACTGCTGATTTTTAATTTGCCACTAGTAGGAGTATTTGCCTCCATAATGAGGGTGCCAGCGAAGATTCTTATGCCTCTAATACTGCTAATTACTCTTACTGGTGCCTACAGTATTGATAACAACATCTTTGACCTTTGGCTAGTAATGGTGTTTGCAATTGTTGGGTATTTTGCCGAGAAGGCGGGGTTTGATGGTGCCCCTCTTATTGTAGGCCTTGTTCTTGGAAGGACGCTGGAAACGGGACTCAGGGCTGGGTTAGTATTAACAAACGGTAGCATAGTGCAGTTTTTCGAAAGACCAATATCTGGGATAATGTTAGGAATAGCAACTGCCATTTTACTGTATAGAGGGTTCAAGTACATTACAACGGTGTATTTACGTAGTAGCGAAGCGCGTTAG
- a CDS encoding tripartite tricarboxylate transporter TctB family protein → MRWERYFAASILIFSLIYTWKSLSLRVGTLAAPGPGFLPLVVGIASAAIATIILINSYIVMNRGKVNRAKEETPAKAEKSDETLTEEDKAKIILFAIGVIIYIIVLETLGYLISTFCLMLYLLRVMRVEGWWRPVILSVVCSVVAYVVFAVWLKVPLPKGILAL, encoded by the coding sequence TTGAGGTGGGAACGATATTTTGCGGCATCTATACTAATTTTCTCCTTAATTTACACATGGAAGTCGCTATCCTTGAGGGTGGGAACTCTTGCTGCACCTGGACCAGGATTTTTGCCGCTTGTAGTGGGAATAGCTTCAGCCGCGATCGCAACTATCATCTTAATTAACAGCTATATCGTAATGAATCGAGGAAAGGTAAATAGAGCGAAAGAGGAAACACCAGCGAAAGCGGAGAAAAGTGATGAAACATTAACAGAAGAGGATAAAGCAAAAATAATTTTATTTGCTATTGGTGTAATAATATACATTATTGTGCTAGAAACCCTTGGTTATTTAATAAGCACTTTCTGCCTGATGTTGTATTTGTTGCGGGTCATGCGGGTGGAAGGCTGGTGGAGGCCGGTTATTTTATCCGTGGTATGTTCTGTTGTAGCATATGTAGTATTTGCCGTTTGGTTAAAGGTTCCCCTCCCGAAAGGAATACTTGCTTTATAG
- a CDS encoding sugar kinase, with the protein MSIDVITIGEALLVLRPEGYGTLENARRLEVLVGGAELNVAIGLTRLGLKTAWIGKLPRTPVGENILNTIRGLGVDTSRVVWGSTEKIGIMFIELGIDPRPSIAIYDRKGSAGSELSHRDVDWEFVKMARHLHITGITPAISDECFKTTVEAFKFARSYGLSTSFDVNFRSSLWEASAATRLIGEISHKVDVLFLNQEEAQKLFALVGEPGEVAREICERFGCQVAVLKLGPEGAVAYDGNHVYKVKKKYPGVVVNRFGAGDAFCAGFLYGFLKGSTEMGLAWGSAMAALKLSLSDVNYPLVRMEQLTRLIESDKVVELTQLIDSEVVESGVGFPGALTYEVRR; encoded by the coding sequence ATGTCTATCGACGTAATCACTATAGGAGAAGCATTATTAGTATTGAGGCCAGAAGGGTACGGGACCCTTGAAAATGCAAGACGCCTCGAGGTACTAGTAGGTGGGGCTGAACTCAATGTAGCTATTGGGCTTACCAGGTTAGGCCTCAAAACCGCTTGGATTGGAAAGCTACCCCGAACCCCTGTTGGTGAGAATATTCTCAATACCATTAGGGGATTGGGAGTAGATACGAGTAGGGTTGTATGGGGATCAACAGAAAAAATTGGAATTATGTTTATAGAACTTGGGATTGATCCTCGCCCTAGTATTGCGATCTATGACCGAAAAGGAAGTGCAGGAAGTGAACTCTCTCACCGAGATGTTGACTGGGAATTTGTGAAAATGGCTAGGCATCTACACATCACAGGTATAACACCGGCTATCAGTGATGAGTGCTTCAAAACTACTGTAGAGGCGTTCAAATTCGCGCGATCTTATGGTCTTAGTACTTCATTCGATGTTAATTTTCGTTCGAGTTTATGGGAAGCCTCAGCAGCTACCCGCTTAATCGGTGAAATTAGCCATAAGGTAGATGTGTTGTTCTTAAATCAGGAGGAAGCCCAAAAATTATTCGCGCTTGTAGGAGAGCCAGGGGAAGTAGCAAGAGAAATTTGTGAACGCTTTGGATGCCAAGTTGCTGTCCTTAAACTAGGCCCCGAGGGTGCCGTGGCATACGATGGGAACCACGTGTACAAAGTAAAAAAGAAGTATCCTGGTGTAGTGGTTAATAGGTTCGGCGCAGGGGATGCCTTCTGTGCAGGCTTCTTGTACGGTTTCTTGAAAGGTAGCACCGAAATGGGCCTTGCCTGGGGTTCGGCTATGGCTGCTCTGAAACTAAGCCTTTCGGATGTAAACTATCCTCTTGTAAGGATGGAGCAACTTACACGGCTAATTGAGTCGGATAAAGTTGTTGAGCTTACACAACTAATTGACTCAGAAGTAGTCGAGTCTGGGGTTGGTTTTCCAGGGGCACTAACGTACGAAGTAAGGAGATAG